tgtgaaatatatatctgcacggttgtgcgggtggaaATCTAGTGAAAACTTAAAAGAATAGATGCGTGAAACTAATGGGGGTGGTGTGATATTTATATAgcaaattagtttaaatttctaaatgacCTAGTTTTCAAGAGAAGCTACGAGATAGAATATCCtatgataaattttaattcagctatgagatagaatattttctaataaatttttaaagatattctggttataatatatacataattttggtaactcaaatcttgttatatatatatatatatatatatatttaaatattaaatgcatgCTATTAGAAAAAAAGATATCTCGTCAGTTGATTGCAACTGATTTTTGATAGAACAAATCCCACTATaaggatttaaataatagataataaggaaataataagaaattttaacgttaaaacccccaactaagtttgttttgggtaaaaaccctcaaactaagtatttaacgaaaacccccctaaactaattttatttaattaattaaactcTGATAGGTCATAATTACTATTACTACgagtaaatatttagtttaggggtttctacactaagtaaacatagttgaggaaattttccattaaaatgaaaaaaatcaaaatattgtaGTAGGaggataaattttcaaaatacattttataaattaatgtataagcttctataaatgacttagaacctcttataataatttaaaacatcggattttataaatgtatttataattttgtaaatgatttataaagcatgcattgaattattagacattaatagttattatgatactttatatacaaatataattctttctatacgaatataaaatcattatatcaattcaaataaacacttttgtctattattttatgtaatttataaatatataaaaaattgatcgtattattattctttcatagtttcaacaattagttaccataaataattatttctaatattatgtagattatttggaaagtggtaattgaattatcctttccttttagatataattataataaataaaattaaaaatcatcggtcaatcaaattataacaatttgaagaattcatttatgatcaacacgtaataaaaaatcatttatgtgacttctcaatcaatatatagtacgatttatatttttataaataatttataacattatataaataattttaaaattctgataaatttattctgtaaacaacgataaataatttaaaaatcatattaataaacatgtttggattttgtaatatttaaaatagttattatataattatattcgaatacaattcatcaagtagagtataaaactattataattgttttatataaaaattcgttcattatattttatagtttataaatattaaaagtaataaatataacattattaatGTTTCTATAATTTCGAGATTTAGTtgccataaattgttatttgtaatattatttagattatatggcaagtgatattaaatatttttagacttaccttaaatttttagatctaatttaaataaataaaaattaaaaacaatcgaccaatcaaattataatttttttttttgaaacttcacTTATGAGTGACACGTTACCAGAcctcactaaagtgacttctcttttaatatatagaggatcATTATCTACTAAAGATACTTTTcataattctaaaaatatactaaataaatgtattttttactagttcaccaaaatttaaataatttccaTAATCAACCACAATACATGGAGGGGATGTGTTAAAAATGAGTGAAAGCAATGATTTCGAGATGGAACAGCTGCGGCAACTTGCCTTGGTTGAAACGCATAAAAATGCGAGATGGAGATATATTTGGTCCACCTGCAGtggacattttttttttccgtctaaaattatattagtcGTAAAACATCGTTTTACAAGAACCCATGAAAGGGAACCACAGCCGGCGGAACAACCGTACATCCCCGGAAACTAAGCCAGCGGAACAACTATATATCCCTGGAAACAACAGCCCAATCAAGGCAACTACTAACCAAACTAATATCAAAGCTGAAACAAGCAAGATTAACCGCCAGATATAAGTGAACGGCTTCAAAACACCATAGAAGAGCCCGTATAGAAACCATGTTCTGAGAAGATAAAATCACACTAGGATAAACCTTTTCCCACGAAGACATTTGCCCACCTAGCAAACTCCACAATTATAAGGAATCAACCAACAAGAAAATCCAAACAATTATCTTCACCCGTTGCTGCATAATGGCCTTAAAGTCCAAACCCATAATCCAGACAGTATCAAGGCAGCAGGACTACACCATGGAAGCCAAAACGACGACGAAAGCAAGGTGGAGACGAATTGGAGATGGGAAAAGGAGAACTCCTGGTCTCTTGACGAAGAACCCAAACACAACTCAAATCTTGCACAAAGAAGAACAGACTCAAAACTAGAATTGAAGAAAGTACAGTAATGTCGTCAGCGAAAGCGCCTGCCCCGCACCAAGCGGCTGCACCGCACCGTCAAGAGATCCCCGATCTCAGATCTGGCGCCAGACGCACCACCGAACCCAACTCTCTGAAAAGAGCTGAAACAACAAAGATACTGGAACTAGAAAAAGTTCCCCACCAAACTTCGAAGCGAGGAgcacaacaataaaaatacaagcAATGCTACTTCAAACCGTGATAAACCACGGGCCACTCCTGGTCACACAGAGTCCCACCACTTGAAGATCCTCCTGCTAACCTGAAAGCAGAACGCCATGACCCCACCAAAACGCAGAGACCTCGACTTCGTACTTTTCAGAGAAAATCAAGCTTTGACAATCGCTCCCGCCTGACTGCACAGCCTCCTACCGCAACAAACAGACGGGGAGAGGAGACCAAAGtccacaaacccaaatcaaacAAAGACAAAGCGGGTACGGACGGACCGCAATGAATTAAAACCTGAACGCTGCTCCATAACCTGCAAAAGCGAATGCGATGTAACATTGCCATGATCGAATAAGATGCACGGCCCTGGGATATGTCACAAAGCCGGAAGATCCACCGAGGATACGCAGACTCCTCAGACAGAAGAAGCCAACAGAAGCCTCGTCAACCGCCTTCTCCAAGAACAGGAGAAAGGAAAGCTTTATCTTGTAAGAAGGAAGGATCGGTGGGACGATACCAACCACACCAATACGAATCGGAGCAACACCACCAGAGAGATACGTCGACATAACTCCCCCGGAGTACATGAACAACTCACCAGGAAGAGGAAGGAAATCAAGAAGGAGTAAGCAGAACCGCATCAAAGAGGCCATAGACGACCACCTTCGACACCGCAACGCTGCCTGCTCCACACGCCAACACCGCGGGCTCCAACACACGCCAGCAGCCTGAGCTAAGCGAGTCTCTGAGTTAAAGGGAACCTCCAGAGTTCTTAAGGCAGTAGCAACGCAAACCACGGAAATCCAAGACGCCAAGGTAGAGTCAACGATTTGCTGCTATACGCCTCTCATCCACCGCTCGGAGTGAGGAAGCACGGAGGCTACCAACCGGAACAGAACAGATGAGACAGCCGAACCTCCTCCACGCGCAATCGACCCTACAAGAAGCAAAGGGGCTTCCTGCCAAACCCTAAAATCCGACCTCACCAGACGAAACCACACCCTCTCTGCGTCTAGACTCCAACCACCTGGCATACCACGCTGAACCCGGAGCTCCCCTGCAGCAGAGACGAACACGACGGGCCTCCAGAAGCAGAGCGATGACAAGGCAGGGAGAGTGAAGAGAACACCGGTGAAGCAAAGGGAAAACGAAGAGACAAGAGAAGAGGAGGAGCCTCCGGTGCCGGATCTTGCGCTCACGCGCCGTCCGTACCGGAGCGAGTGAGATCTACTTCGACGGCGTCTGCAAGAAAACTCGACTTTAGAGTCTCTGCTGAAGTTTTTTTGTAACTCGAGCAGTGGACATTTTTTACCAAGGTatctaaagaaaaataaactaatataaaaatgaaaaatttactTTCTAGAACACATTTTCACTTTTCAATTACACAATCAAACACTTCTTGCATGACACACATTTGATCCTTGCGAATTGTCCTTTTTGTCCTCAACTAAAGGAATATTCAACTACAAATTCCTAATTTATTCTTTTTCCAAACGAAActgactttgttttttttttccgtcaataGATATTTGATTAACGGGCCTAAAAACCCCACAGTACAACATACAGAAGCCCATGAAAATGGgctaaaaacaataaaattctgGGTCCAAGGCCCAACTACAAAAACCCTAGGACACACGAGGCTCCGCCGCCGCGCGGACAAACGCTGCGGCTCCGATGTCGCCCTCGCTTCGAAACAACAGCGGGAACCAACCGTCGATTCACCCGGATCCACCGGAGCTAACTGACTCCACACCATCACCACCGCAAACATTTTCAACTCAAGTGAACCCAATTTTAGAGAGCATCAATCGACTGTTCGAGATCTCATCCTTCACCATTCATCGCAAGCATCGAGAGGAAGACTTCACGCGAACCATCACCGTTAACCATGGTCGAGCTTCGATCGTCCTCCGACGTCGTCTCCAccaatccaaaccaaaccaaaagcgAAAAACTAAAACGAAAGAACAGACTAAACCCTAAAACGGAACTAGGGAACCAACCGTCGGCGAGGCAAGGCATGGAACGCTTTCACCCCCCGTGATCTAGACCGACGATGGCAGAGCTAACGAAGCCTCCACCTCTCGGGGACAGGAACCGGCGTCGATGGAGCTGGAGGAGCCTCCGCCTCCCGGAGACAAAACCAAATAGCCGCACAATGAGCTTCACCGCGCCTTTCTCAACACGACCGCGCCTTTACGCCAGAGACAGATCCGTCATGGGCGGCCTTGTTACAGAGCTCAGGCAAGGCGGAGGAGAGAGGGGACGAGAGCGAAGCGAAAATCGAAGGCTTTAACGGTGGCTTAAGGGGCTCCGGTGAAGGCACGCACGCTCACGCACCGGCCGGTCACCGGACCCGATTatagatctactttctctctctaaaagcACGCAAACGTAACTGACTTTGTAACTagataaaaaatgaaacaattaaAGAAAAGCAAAATACTTTAATCTCTCTCCTATATCCCCAATTTCGATTTCCAAGCCACTTTCCCAATTCTCTAACCCTAATTGTGACTATTTCATGTATTCCTCTCCCTCTAGTTGCAGAACATGAATCATTGGAACTGGTGTCTGGTTAATGTCCTGAACAacatgatgatggtgatgatgatagTTGATTTTCCTTTCATGTAAGGTAAAGAGAAAGCCGCTACGAAGAAATGAATTTTTTCGATTCGGTAAAAGTTACGGTGGAGAGCGGCACCGGACCACCACCACCGCAAACTCTGGTCGCCGGAAGCACGAGCAACATCAACTGCAGTGTTGATGTGGAGGAGTTCCATGAGTTCCATCTCAGCTCACAATATTGTCCTCAAGCTTCTTCAACACCTCGGCAGTTTCACATCAGTCCTCTTCTTCCATGTGACAATTAGTTGTTGTGTTTCCGTGTGGCTCCTTCTTCCTTGTGTAGTCAAGCTCAAGTCCGAACTATGGCGATCTCATCAACAACGGCCACCATCGATCCAAAAGCTCTAGAGCAACAATGGTGAAATTTCACAGTTTTGCATTTGTGGTCCCTCACCTTTTGGGTATTCATGCGTTTACCCCAAAGTTCTTAAAATGTAAAGAGAAGTCCTCTCGATTTAGTCCCAGATTTTCAATTTGTACAGTTCAGATCCTGTCAAAtgcaattaaataaatattttgcatCCAATAGCAAGAACAATTGCTAAAACTCATTAAATAGCAATATCTTAGTCATTAACACTGAAGACtcaacttttttcttttaacttgATTAATTTAGCAATAATATTTAGTCACGTCTCTCTGTCCACAACAATAAATTATCATGTTTACAATTTTTGAGTTCTTCGTTCTATACaacaaattatatatcctacatttatcatatttattgaGATCTTTGTCCACCATTCTTTATCCACAACTTTTTTTATGATCGAGAACGTctgcttttaaaaaatttaggttTGTGTCCATGTCCacacatttttatataaatgtttatatatccATGTCCacacatttttatataaatgtttatatatatatatgaaatagatGTTAAAAGTAAAGAAtcttatgtataatttattatgttaattatatttaatttaatatattttaaattttgagataagagtaaaagaaaacaaaaagcaaaataaaaaaaacaatgatagtataaaaataaaaaataaaatggtgGACACTTTTTTATATACACGTACTTTAGTAACATCTGCAAGTTACTTTTTCTAACTAGATAACAAATTGACTTTTCAGATGTTTAACTAAAACAATTATATCACTCTCTTCCATCGTTGAGCAAAGGGCATATGAGTCAAAAAAATATCTCGTACACCGTAAAAGTGTGCCTCCAGCACATTATATCTTAAAgtgtcaaaaaaagaaaaatgtgtCTCATAGAGAAATCAACTCTATAAAAATTGGAAACAAAAAGAATGTTCGATGAAAGAGAAAGTAAGAAATGAAAAAgacttttcatttttgtttgaaGAATAATTCTACGGATGTCAACACCACGTATTTTAacacattaatttttaattatgtagttactttactttaaaatactaatatattgAATTAGAAAATAGTTGATAAAGAAACCTATTACTAATGATGCTCAGGTAGCAGGCTAgagaaactttaaatttttagattatGATTAAAATCGTGTAAggtattttttaaagaaaactaaCATTTAGTCAAAacaacaaacaataaaattataacacaataataatatatacgTTATTGATAATATCATATTTGTTGACAGAAAATGATAATATCATACTTATTGGAATTACGAGAGCAGTATTGTCAAATAAGTAGCACACTTATTCCATTGCAAGAAAAACAGaagataaattttaattcaaaagaaTTACGTCTGtgttacaaataaataatactttTCCATCATGAGTTGCTGTTTTATTGGTGATTCATGCAGATTTCATCAATAAACTGcgtttgttgtttttatttcttaagtACGTGTGTGATGAGGCCAGGAATATGTACACTTGTGAGGTAGTCTCCCCAATTAATGCCTTTTGGGTCAAAATCAAACATCGATCCCTTTGAAGTTTTTGTCTCATCTTCTTTTTGATTGGCGCATAAGCTCTTAGTATTCCTATCGTCGAATCTGAAAAAAGTATTgtgtaataaatttaaaatagaacATTTCAAAATAGCGATATACGTTACAACACAATTCGTACATGCCCTTGAAGAGTACGTAAGGCTCGTAAAGCTCTACCAATCTCATCACCATATTGATTTTGCGGTTCTTGTCTCCGTATTTATCTCCGCTTCTCCAAGGATATATTATGTCAATTAATTTCAACAactgattttgaaagaaaagacAGAAAGATTAACTATACATCAAAACTATGAAGAAAACAATGTCTTTATAAAATCTAATCATATCTCGAAACTTAAAACAATATGTTAATGTTTCATAATGTAGTTTTAAAACCATAAGATATTAGTACCTGTAAAGGTAGTTTGAAACGTAGGGTCATGTACAGGCTGAACAAAGCCATGGTTGATATAAGCCTCACTTTTGAGACGGCAATGAGCGAGCCATTGCGACTACGCAAAGGGCTTTTAGTAAAGTAACGAACGGAAATCTCATGAATTTCTCCAAATGTCACTGGGTTCTGGTGTGATGAACCAACATGGTACACCATGTGAACCCCTGAACCTCCAGCATGTGTAGCTGTAGCCGTGATCATCGCGTTTGCCACCATATCCACTGGTATCTGTCGACAACGTTTTCCATATTACATCACATTTACATCAAAATCTGGAGCTATCTTGatctcattttttaaaatataaaaatttgaatagaTAAATATTTAGGGACATGTCTAGTTAGTGACCTTACCATATCGCAGACTGAGTTCACATCGACAAGAAAACACTTGAGCACTCCCTTTCCGTATGCAACAATCACGCTGTCTACAGTTCTACATTCAAATACTATACTATTTAATAATGTGAATAATTGTAATACACAAAGATAAAAATTCTAAACATGCTGATTGGTAGGCCTGAGGGTCGGGTTTGGGTAGATAGATTCTTATTGGGTCCGGGCCTTTCGGGTGGATGAATTTTTGATCCATATAAGTAGGTCAGTCTTGTCTGGATCGGTTCTCATCCAAATGTTTGATaccaataaaaaccaaaatcttctCGATTTCATTCgatttcagtttttttctttcttttcatctaaTCTCGAAACTATACCCAACACAATTAACCAAATTAACCGGAAATTTGATAATATGCTCTTTATTCCatgaatctaaaaaaaatactccatctgtttctaTATAATccatattttagaaaaacaatTGTTTGAAAAAGTACATATTTCACATCAATTGTATTTACTGAATTTTGATTGGATAGAAAGTATGAGAAATAgctattacaaaaaataatacatttaatgacattttttcttaacttgtgtgaaaattctaaaacatacaTTGGAAATGGATTGAGTATAATTTTAGATccttaaataattacaaatgcAATTTTAACCCCTGAAGTAATCCCACCTTTACTATATCCAAGTTTCATAGTGCctataaatattacaaaactgaaattttcaaataaaattacaCTACGACTGTAGTTACAGTCTTATGCATTATAAATTTCAGGTTGGGTGTAGATCAATTCTTATCGTTGAAAGTTTTGTACCCATATATGTATCTATATAGTTTTGCTTTGATTTTTCAGGTCGGTTCGGATTTTTGGGTCTGGTTAGAAGGTCTGTTATGGACCAACGGCATGTTGGTTTTATCTTCTAGAATCAAAATTCAGATTCCCAATGAATAATAAAGTTACCTTAACCCTTCGATCCAACCAGGAAATGGTTCAGAAAGAGTGCTGGTGATCATCGTGGGACGGATGATGACAAGAGGAAGACTTTCTCTATGGTTACCAATAAGCATCTCTCCCATTGATTTGGTGAAAACATATGTGTTTGGCCATCCATGGAGCTTTGCCCTAGTAATCAACATACTTACGAAATTATAACTCATCGATCAAATCTGATAAGTAATTACAAAGGACTTTTTAATCATCAACAACACTCACCTTTCCATTCCGAGTTCCTTCATGGAGAGAGTAATGTCTTCATCTGAACAATCTTGGTCATGGAGCTCTTTTAATCTTTTCTTCATCAGTTccatttcaaagtttatatcCAATTGATGACCAGCTTCGTTACGAATCTCTTCCATTGCGAATGGCTTTTCACGTAGGAGACCAGACTTTTCTCCACAAACATAAGCTAAAGAAACATACACGACTATAAGTTTCAGAAAACATATCACAGAAATAAACATTGAAATAATTTCCTTAAAGGAAACTAGATGAATAAAAACGTACGTAAAACACTCACCCGTTGAGACATGGAGAAGCAATTGTGCTTTAACACATTTTTTGGCGAAGTTAAGGACATTGAGAGCTCCAAATGTGTTGATTCCAAGCCCAACGTCATATCTTTTTCATATGCAACATTAATGACACAATTTTAGTCTGATTTAAAAAGTATAAATGTCTTGTAGCTAGTACCTTTCGTCAAAGTTTGTTGTGGCTGCGACATTTACAACAATATCAATTTCTTTTTGCATACGTTCTCTGAGATTAGAGTCTTTCACGCCAAAACAATCGGTCGAAATATCACCTGCTACCGGGACAACTTTTTCAGAGAACAATGTATTCAAATTCTCTTCGCCAATATTCTCTCTCAACACCTTGAAAAGATCTTTCTCAAACACCtgttatgtatgtatatatcatGAAACAAATCGGACTAATAAACATCAAGAAATGAACCCACTCCTTTCATATACGAATATTTGTTCGTtcacatatatattatgtaat
This genomic interval from Brassica napus cultivar Da-Ae chromosome A6, Da-Ae, whole genome shotgun sequence contains the following:
- the LOC106351744 gene encoding probable fatty acyl-CoA reductase 5 — translated: MMEFNCVQFLQNKTILVTGATGFLAKVFVEKILRVQPNVKKLYLVVRASDSEAAMKRLRAEVFEKDLFKVLRENIGEENLNTLFSEKVVPVAGDISTDCFGVKDSNLRERMQKEIDIVVNVAATTNFDERYDVGLGINTFGALNVLNFAKKCVKAQLLLHVSTAYVCGEKSGLLREKPFAMEEIRNEAGHQLDINFEMELMKKRLKELHDQDCSDEDITLSMKELGMERAKLHGWPNTYVFTKSMGEMLIGNHRESLPLVIIRPTMITSTLSEPFPGWIEGLRTVDSVIVAYGKGVLKCFLVDVNSVCDMIPVDMVANAMITATATHAGGSGVHMVYHVGSSHQNPVTFGEIHEISVRYFTKSPLRSRNGSLIAVSKVRLISTMALFSLYMTLRFKLPLQLLKLIDIIYPWRSGDKYGDKNRKINMVMRLVELYEPYVLFKGIFDDRNTKSLCANQKEDETKTSKGSMFDFDPKGINWGDYLTSVHIPGLITHVLKK